The genomic region TCACAGTAACAGCGTCACCTAAAAATAAACCCCCTGACGAGCCAGACACAGCCCGTCAGCGCTGCTGTCCCAAAGTTTCTTTAAATTAGAAGCCTAACAACAGCATAGAAAAAGGAGAAATTCACGGGCTGCACATAAATTCACTTCTCTTTCTGCCGTTGACAGTATGTAGTAGAAAAACATTGTGCTGATCCATCACCCTGCTCAGTTCATCGGCTATAGATCAGCACTAAGCACAGGCGAGGTGAAAGATGAAACTTTAATGACCCCTTTGGGGCAGCTGCTaaggcagagagaaagaacagCGAACAGATAGAATTATATCGTGGCGGGTAAGAAAAACTgcacctcctgctgcacaaaaaTAGTTACTCAGAAGAATAAAGAGAGCACTCACCATATCCACCAACTGTCCCAGTAAGCTCCCCTCCTCGGTGGACTCACGCTTTGTCCACACATAACGCTGCTTTGTCTTTATCTGAGAGGGAGAGGGCACAATTTCACTCACTGTTTTTATACAAACAAGGTTCTCATTTAAGTTTCCGGTGTTTCTTTCGCCAAACATTCAAAATGAAAAGTAAGGCTTGTGTTATTAATCTTACAATAATCATTCCCATAAATGTCTGAAGCCTTTCCTAACTGCACAATGGTATGTTTCTATTGGCATTAACTGCATGTGtcaatatgtttaagactgTGATTATGTGATTAAATCAATAGGGCCAAAGTAAACACTCTACACTTCGCTATATAAAGTCCTGAGTAAAGTTGACATCCTAAATTATCCAGAAACATAATCTGATCAGTCTGTTGTGTGGCTGTTTACTTTATTACATATAAGACAGTATTGTTTCTTACAGTGATTTACAGGTTACTATACTATACTGTGATTAAAACTACAATAGATTCAGGTTTGTTCATCCAGCAGTTTAATTGCTTTATGTTTATTAGCATGTGACCTCaactgctgtgaaaacacagttAAGGCACATTTAAGGAATATTAATGCCTGAGAGCTTGTTGATAATGTGAGAATCGTTTCCAGCACCACAAGCCTTAATTTGATTATGTATATTTTAAGTGACTTATATAAATATCATTTGATGAGTGATGTTGATCCAGCAGGGTTTCCGCAGGTTTCTTCAAGttcaatttaagactttttaagaccataataaattaatttcaaGACCTAAGTCAAGATGACATGTGAGGGAATATCAGAGTTCTAGAAATACTGACACTTCCCCATCATTGAAGATAAAGTGAAGTAGCAGAGGGGACAATAACCCTTGAAACACCAAGTTATCTCTACACTACAGCCAGAGACAGTAGGTATCCTTAAACTTTACCGGAGCCAAGCTTACTGTACTGAGATAAATTCTGAATTAATAAGTTATCAGTCCAACATTtttcttgtgtgttgttttattatagCATGCTAATATCTGGATCGTTGAGAAAGAACTCAACCATACAGAGATGTTACAAACATGCATGCCACAAGGAAATTTCTCTAAAAATTATTCAAAGGAACTGAATTAAAACTCgactaaatatatttaagactgaGAGCCTAATATTTCGCCATTTTCAGGACTTTTTAATGTTACACAGACTGTGTAAGACTCTGCAGAAAGCTTGATTAATGCACACTGCCCAACAATTGTTACCTTTGAAAGGAACTGCTCATTGGTTATTTTGAAATGGCGCAGCCATTCCGCAGCTTGTAACGGTTGGTCGAAGCGAGAGGTGTTAAAGGACGAGGGCAGCAGCTCTTTGCAGTTCTTCACCCACAGGAAGGCtgtatagaaaaaaaagaacaaagagaagatgtAGAAGGTAAACTCCTGAAACTCTCCGTTTACCAGTCAGCAGCCATGAATCACGTGTGACTGTGTTCGTCTCACCGTCCGGGACGTGCAGCACCAGCCACCCCTGTGTGTGGCAGAAGTGGACTGTGTGGCAGAGAGACATCGTCTTCCCGCTGCCCCTCAACCCGTCTGAGCAGCTCTGATGTAAGGTCCACAATAGTCAACAATTCACAGAGGTTGTTtacttttctgtctgtgtgagtgtttgctttGAAGGATACAGAATAAATATCTGAGCGCGGGTTTGCTGTAGTCGGCTTTCTTCAGGTACGAGATGACCTCCAGAGCAGGCTGCCTCACCATCATGCAGGCTTCATTGAACGTCTTCACCTGTAAAACCAGGCATTCAATCTTGTTGTCCTTGTATTTTACTATTAAAACTTATGTTTATGCAATGATACAAACAAGATCCCACCTGTTGTTGATAGCGCCAGGGGAGTCCATGAGGGAACGCGGTGCTGATGTGTGCAGAGGGCAGAGTGTAATACTGTCCCAGATGTTTCTCACACTGAAATTCCTAGAAAGGCACAAAGAGTtaagaaatataaaattaagTATTGCTACAAACACATATCTGATGCAGCCAGGCTGTTTAACGACGTGGTCACTGGCTCTGAGCATCATGGTGAAGATGTATTCAACGTCTGATTACTCACTGGATTATTTTCCTGGGTCCTGAAAACTGAGAAGGGTTCAGGATCTGACTCAACAGCCACAGACTCCAGCTGCTGCCCACATCCAGAGGTGTGAAGGCTCCTTACATGCGTCACCTGGGAAAATTCAAAAGGGGGAATATTTAATATACACCGGAACATGTTCAGGGatgtaaacagatttaatgCAAACATGTACCGTGatctacatttatttgacatttcacaACACACTTAGATGTCTGACAGGCATTTTCAGGACAAACTCAACTTAAAAACACCTTAAAAACCTAAATCCTTAGCAATTGTTTTCCTATCGATCGTCTCATTGTTTGAGTTCTACTTAATTTTACCAAACTAAATTTTCAAGAAAAGGAAACGTATTTTGACACATACACTGTAAACTTTGAAAAACAACTACACAAGTTGCATGATATgtaataattgtatttaaacGATTGttaaatgattatataatatgaataatgtGTAATTTCAGTAGCAGAATTGAATTGCTTGAATAGTTGGTTTATTGACAGACATGAGCTGATGTCCAATGATCAGCTGCTACATCGTCTTCCATTAGCTGTACACAGAGCAGCAAGTTACACAGATCTACACGTTCCTATCATTATTGAAGCACAGAGCAGGTTATATGACAGTGTACAGCTTCCTCTCGCTAGCTGTGACCTCACCGTTTGCCGGAGTCTGAAGGACAGTCTGTGCAGCGCCATGATCTGAAACCCAGAGGAGGACACGAGTTCAGATCCtgtccacagacacagagacaactaCAGGTGATGATGTGCGTGGTCAGACTGACAGCTCTCACCTTGGGTAACGCACGCttagctaacagctaacatCAGCAGCGCGGAGCAGCGTGAGGTCGTGCACACGTTCACTTCCGCAAATCTTCACCGAGGAGGATTTGGGGTAATGTCAGGGAGACATAAACCTCCTGTGTTCAGGGTTGAAGCTGAAAGTAAAAACCTCACAGCGGCCGGAGAAGTGAATATAAGTCAACGAGCCGAAGCCGACATGGGCACCGCCATCATGCAGCCCACAGCAGGAAGTGACGAAATGCTATCAGGATTCTGTTCAGCCAATCAGGTGGCAGGAGCCAGGCGACGACAACAGAGGAAAAtggagtttgacatttttcacctgtaataacaataacaataataacagtaaATATTGTATACATTCAAAACTTGCCTATGACGATTTAGAAAAATGCTAGTGCAAAGGTAGACAGAAGGTTCAGCTGCTTACAATCCAATGATGTActttgtagattttttttaacataacaaaaATATCTGATTATTTTATTCCTCTTTTCCATGTTAATTGCCagattttaaagtaaaaatacatacacTGGTACATTAATTAATGGTAATGAGAAAAGATGGGGACTAAGACGACTGCCCTGGCGTATACCTGCGCAGTAACTCAaaatgtatagatagatagatagatagatagatagatagatagatagatagatagaaggtgGGAGGGACAGATGGATACTTAAATTGTCTTTGTatgtaaaacagaaacaaattgtaatagaaaccagggatttgttgttgttgtagattcGTGCAGTAGTAGGCCTCACCTGGTCTCTGCAAGAAGTggaagtcaacctgagaagctaaACTTGAACGAGGACATctagaggaggacagagagacagctcaccttcaaagtaaaagttcaggagGCCTTAGGTTTGATTTGGTTAATGAGTAATGAGTGATCCATACTCCTTGTGTTAGTTGAACGGAACAATATGTAATTTATTTGATCACCGAATATAAACtagaaggttttgcatgaattttcagaattatattaaattaaatgtgtcccacactgtgattcttgtaatgTGTCAGAAGCCAAGGTTATAAACTACTgtgttattctctaacaataagtttttaaagcatgttaaatcatccagtatcaaAAATCGAAAAATATataagtaacttttaagtaaggctgtcaaacatatgtagtaaagtagaaaatacaatggttttctcggaaatgtgtatcaaaagcagcatagaatgacacagacacacgcataatAATTTGTCCATCCTCTTAGTGTGATTAGTTTCTCATGGGAAAGAGAaggcggtgtggccaagggggtagagtggATGTACTCCAAttagaaggttggtggtttgagTCCCACTCTTCCCATCTGCATGTTGAATTGTCCTTGACAAGATATTGAATACCTATTAATTGCACCATATCTTACACtcaatttaaaacataaataaaacatttttaatcatgCTGCTCAGAtcgcttctgcgcaggaggtaaaaaaaattgataatccttacaatttcaatagggcctcactgtctgtcagtgcctgtcagtgctcgggccctaaataagttagttataattattataataatgcaAATCTGTGATACCGATGAAATCTTTCAAATAATCAACTCAATCAATTTCAAAACCAAGagccttttttatttctcaagttttaatttgattagAGCCAGGCCAATGACGGATAATAGGGTTTGTACTTGAGCAGCTTAAATACTAAGGTCTTGCTAGATCAGTCTTGCAGAAGAACCCTAAATCAATATCAAGCTTTAATACTTTTATATTCAGGGAATAATGCCCTTATTATTATCCATATTCTTAAATTAAttgtgtatttcattaaaatgttctgtATCTATGGACACAGTAGGTGGTTGTTTATTGGGTGACATTCATGCGTGTGCATTCAATAGGGAATTTGGAGGTTACAGAGCACTTATGATGCACAGAGCACAGGAGGAATATGGGGCAAGTAGAGACCTACAAGCATTAGTC from Pleuronectes platessa chromosome 10, fPlePla1.1, whole genome shotgun sequence harbors:
- the dap3 gene encoding 28S ribosomal protein S29, mitochondrial, coding for MALHRLSFRLRQTVTHVRSLHTSGCGQQLESVAVESDPEPFSVFRTQENNPEFQCEKHLGQYYTLPSAHISTAFPHGLPWRYQQQVKTFNEACMMVRQPALEVISYLKKADYSKPALRYLFYGLRGSGKTMSLCHTVHFCHTQGWLVLHVPDAFLWVKNCKELLPSSFNTSRFDQPLQAAEWLRHFKITNEQFLSKIKTKQRYVWTKRESTEEGSLLGQLVDMGISRVKSSSDVVGAVMKELRLQSGQPESNFRLAVAVDGVNALWGRSTIKKEDRSAVEPEELTLVYNLRKLMNNDWTGGAIISTVCQTGSLFISKSAYLPQELLGETGFDKMDPFIPVSVPNYSEKEFESCYLYYMDRNWLQHPQSLTEEGKKELVFMTNRNPTMMERICSSL